Proteins co-encoded in one Sphingopyxis sp. BE259 genomic window:
- the copC gene encoding copper homeostasis periplasmic binding protein CopC, which yields MPATASAHTKLVSSTPAANSTVSKVTSVNLQFNEKIVASTLKTELVMTGMPGMANHAPMKVPYSSMMGKEGKSAMLMLKRPLTAGTYKVTWSAAGADTHRMGSEFSFTVK from the coding sequence ATGCCGGCCACGGCAAGCGCGCACACCAAGCTCGTCAGCTCGACGCCCGCCGCCAATTCGACCGTTTCGAAGGTCACGTCGGTCAATCTTCAGTTCAACGAAAAGATCGTCGCCTCGACCCTCAAGACCGAGCTGGTCATGACCGGCATGCCCGGCATGGCCAATCATGCCCCGATGAAGGTGCCTTACTCGTCGATGATGGGCAAAGAGGGCAAGTCGGCGATGCTGATGCTCAAGCGGCCGCTGACAGCCGGAACCTACAAGGTCACATGGTCGGCGGCGGGCGCTGATACCCACCGCATGGGCAGCGAATTCAGCTTCACCGTAAAGTAA
- a CDS encoding DUF305 domain-containing protein, whose translation MYLVMFVMIDRLSSFYNNLNMLYMTLMMVSPMVVLMIVAMPGMFPSKRLNTFLLLGSAVAFFGSFGLIRTQTTIGDTAFLRSMIPHHSGAILMCEQASLKDAEIRELCRGIIAGQATEIEQMKSILARK comes from the coding sequence ATGTATCTGGTGATGTTCGTCATGATCGACCGCCTCTCGAGCTTCTACAATAATCTCAACATGCTCTACATGACGCTGATGATGGTCTCGCCGATGGTCGTGCTGATGATCGTCGCAATGCCGGGCATGTTCCCGTCGAAACGTCTCAATACGTTCCTGCTGCTGGGATCGGCAGTTGCCTTCTTCGGGAGCTTCGGGCTCATCCGGACACAGACGACGATCGGCGACACGGCCTTCTTGCGTTCGATGATCCCGCATCACTCGGGCGCGATCCTCATGTGTGAACAGGCTTCTCTCAAAGATGCCGAGATACGCGAACTCTGCCGCGGCATCATCGCGGGGCAGGCGACCGAAATCGAACAGATGAAATCCATTCTCGCGAGGAAATGA
- a CDS encoding periplasmic heavy metal sensor, translating to MPSRRLLLLGLIAFAAAIAGVFIGRLVADAPKASETELHALLHGQLDLTPEQEKKLERIEADFAGRRQALELEMRAANVRLAQAIEAEHGYGPRVTEAIDETHEVMGTLQKETLQHLFAMRGVLNPDQAEMFDKSVVKALTADAR from the coding sequence ATGCCGTCGCGCCGTCTTCTTCTCTTGGGGCTCATTGCCTTCGCCGCGGCGATTGCCGGCGTGTTCATCGGCCGTCTGGTAGCCGATGCGCCCAAAGCCAGCGAAACCGAACTTCATGCGCTTCTCCACGGCCAACTCGACCTGACCCCGGAGCAGGAAAAGAAACTCGAGCGGATCGAAGCCGACTTCGCCGGTCGCCGCCAGGCGCTCGAACTCGAGATGCGCGCCGCCAATGTCCGGCTCGCGCAGGCGATCGAAGCCGAGCATGGCTATGGACCGCGCGTCACCGAGGCGATCGACGAGACGCATGAGGTGATGGGGACATTGCAGAAGGAAACGCTCCAGCATCTCTTCGCGATGCGCGGGGTTCTCAACCCCGATCAAGCGGAAATGTTCGACAAAAGCGTGGTCAAGGCGCTGACCGCCGATGCGCGGTGA
- a CDS encoding DUF411 domain-containing protein, with the protein MALAACNSASGPAATSDKNGAAPAPGAETSSPKRMLVYRDPECGCCEAWADIARKAGYDVTVENRADMAAVKTRYGVPGQLASCHTAVIGGYAIEGHVPMRHVARLLHDKPRDIRGIAVPGMPRGSPGMEMPDGSADAFEVMAFGSDGKVSEFRA; encoded by the coding sequence ATGGCGCTTGCGGCATGCAATTCTGCCTCGGGCCCGGCGGCGACCAGCGATAAGAATGGCGCGGCGCCCGCGCCGGGCGCCGAGACGTCCAGCCCCAAGCGAATGCTCGTTTATCGCGATCCCGAATGCGGCTGCTGCGAAGCTTGGGCGGATATCGCACGCAAGGCCGGTTATGATGTGACTGTCGAGAACCGCGCTGACATGGCCGCCGTAAAGACGCGATATGGTGTGCCTGGCCAGCTGGCGTCGTGCCACACGGCCGTGATCGGCGGCTATGCGATCGAGGGTCATGTGCCGATGCGGCATGTTGCGAGACTCCTCCACGACAAGCCACGCGACATTCGCGGAATCGCCGTGCCCGGCATGCCGCGCGGTTCTCCGGGAATGGAAATGCCGGACGGAAGCGCGGACGCATTCGAAGTGATGGCATTCGGCAGCGACGGCAAGGTTTCTGAATTCCGCGCATGA
- a CDS encoding class I SAM-dependent methyltransferase translates to MPDPKPVARSYTPAAGYHFLTPFYDFGVAVTTRERVWRDRLVRHMALGEGDVILDIGSGTGNLALAIARHSRDVRYLGFDPDEAATRIARTKTAQIVPPPEFRVGFFAASAIDDWPPPAKIAICLVLHQVGLEEKARLLREARQVLAPGGKLYVADYGEQRSRLMRLLFRLTIQQLDGVQDTQPNADGLLPVLMREAGFCDVRELETFRTPTGAIGIIEARKPGT, encoded by the coding sequence ATGCCCGACCCGAAACCCGTAGCAAGATCCTACACGCCAGCGGCAGGATATCACTTCCTGACGCCCTTTTATGATTTCGGCGTCGCGGTGACAACGCGCGAGCGCGTGTGGCGCGACCGTCTCGTTCGCCATATGGCGCTCGGCGAGGGTGACGTCATTCTCGATATCGGCTCGGGTACGGGAAATCTTGCGCTGGCGATCGCTCGCCATAGCCGGGACGTCCGCTATCTTGGTTTCGACCCCGACGAGGCAGCGACGCGAATTGCCCGAACGAAGACCGCGCAGATTGTTCCACCGCCGGAGTTTCGAGTTGGCTTTTTCGCGGCTTCGGCGATCGATGACTGGCCCCCGCCTGCCAAGATTGCGATCTGCCTCGTCCTTCATCAGGTCGGGCTTGAGGAAAAGGCACGTCTGCTACGCGAGGCCCGGCAGGTGCTCGCGCCGGGCGGCAAACTCTATGTTGCCGACTATGGGGAACAGCGCAGCCGCCTCATGCGGTTGTTGTTCCGCCTCACGATCCAGCAGCTCGACGGCGTCCAGGACACCCAGCCCAACGCCGATGGATTGCTCCCGGTGCTGATGAGAGAGGCAGGCTTTTGCGATGTTCGCGAGCTTGAGACGTTCCGCACGCCAACCGGTGCGATCGGGATCATCGAGGCCCGAAAGCCCGGGACCTGA
- a CDS encoding copper resistance protein B, translating into MTRVALLLAGIAPLAFAVPAAAQSMDHSMHGAAPAPTSAPSPTPTPTPAPVAQPAPEAPAEGSMEQMDHGSMQGMDMEPKTSTCPPKHAAMGHCTPEAEASGKGASDMDAMDHGTAAPSDPDCPPEHAKMGHCTPKGGSADPMAGMEGMATMSGASGTDLPPGDATAPAPPGDWYADRIYPQAEMEHSRHDMMKENGAQTIAFISFNLAEYQARKGRDGFRWDGEAWYGGDINRLTIKSEGEGVFGEGIESAEVQALYSRAIGPYFNAQAGIRQDLGPGPDRTYATIGFEGLAPYWFEVEGALFLSNKGDLLARLEGYYDQRITQKLILQPRAEFNFALQDVPETGVGSGLSDFELGLRLRYEVVKEFAPYVGVEWARKVGDTARFARAAGEDASGVSFVMGVRAWF; encoded by the coding sequence ATGACCCGGGTCGCGCTTCTCCTCGCGGGTATCGCCCCGCTTGCCTTTGCTGTGCCCGCCGCGGCGCAGTCGATGGATCATTCGATGCATGGTGCGGCGCCTGCGCCAACATCTGCTCCTTCGCCAACGCCAACGCCGACGCCAGCGCCGGTTGCGCAGCCCGCGCCCGAAGCGCCGGCCGAAGGGTCGATGGAGCAGATGGACCATGGGAGCATGCAGGGCATGGACATGGAGCCCAAAACTTCGACCTGCCCGCCCAAACATGCGGCGATGGGTCATTGTACGCCCGAGGCGGAGGCTTCGGGCAAGGGCGCTTCTGACATGGACGCGATGGATCATGGCACGGCGGCGCCGTCCGATCCCGATTGTCCGCCCGAACATGCCAAAATGGGCCATTGCACCCCGAAGGGCGGATCTGCGGACCCCATGGCCGGAATGGAAGGCATGGCGACGATGAGCGGCGCCAGCGGCACCGACTTGCCGCCGGGCGATGCTACCGCGCCTGCGCCTCCCGGCGACTGGTATGCCGATCGCATTTATCCCCAAGCCGAAATGGAGCATTCGCGCCACGACATGATGAAAGAGAATGGTGCGCAGACCATCGCTTTCATCAGCTTCAACCTTGCCGAATATCAGGCGCGCAAGGGCCGCGACGGGTTCCGCTGGGACGGTGAGGCTTGGTACGGCGGCGACATTAACCGGCTGACGATCAAGAGCGAAGGCGAGGGCGTGTTCGGCGAAGGCATCGAGAGCGCCGAGGTACAGGCGCTCTACAGCCGGGCGATCGGACCCTATTTCAACGCGCAGGCGGGTATCAGGCAGGATCTTGGGCCCGGCCCCGACCGCACCTATGCGACGATCGGCTTCGAGGGGCTCGCGCCCTATTGGTTCGAAGTCGAGGGCGCCTTGTTTTTATCCAACAAGGGTGATCTGCTCGCGCGACTGGAAGGCTATTACGACCAGCGTATTACCCAGAAGCTGATTTTGCAGCCGAGGGCCGAGTTCAATTTTGCGCTTCAGGATGTCCCCGAGACCGGCGTTGGTTCGGGGCTTTCGGATTTCGAGCTCGGGCTTCGCCTGCGTTACGAGGTCGTGAAGGAATTCGCGCCTTATGTCGGCGTCGAATGGGCGCGCAAGGTCGGCGATACCGCGCGTTTTGCCCGCGCCGCGGGCGAGGATGCGAGCGGCGTCAGCTTCGTGATGGGGGTGCGGGCCTGGTTCTAG
- a CDS encoding RNA polymerase sigma factor, which translates to MSADLSQCSDQDLAAFARAHREDAYRELLRRYKTGVYRLIVKQIGDADEAMDLTQETFVSGFSALDRYDGERPFRTWIARIALNKCRDWARRRKVRAFFSRALPLENAHHVASDGPGPDSAATDRRELARVRGAIDQLPQNLREVLLLRGVDEVSQAETAVILRVSEKTVETRLYRARTRLRELLAGTSASAEG; encoded by the coding sequence GTGAGCGCCGACCTATCGCAATGTAGCGACCAGGATCTGGCGGCCTTTGCGCGCGCGCACCGCGAAGACGCCTATCGCGAGTTGCTGCGCCGTTACAAAACGGGCGTCTACCGGCTCATCGTAAAGCAGATCGGCGATGCCGACGAGGCGATGGATTTGACGCAGGAGACGTTCGTCTCCGGCTTTTCGGCGCTCGATCGCTATGATGGCGAACGCCCCTTCCGCACATGGATCGCCCGTATCGCGCTCAACAAATGTCGCGACTGGGCACGACGGCGAAAGGTGCGCGCCTTTTTCTCCCGCGCGCTCCCGCTCGAAAATGCGCATCACGTAGCAAGCGATGGTCCTGGGCCCGATTCCGCGGCGACCGACAGGCGAGAGCTCGCCAGGGTTCGCGGGGCGATCGATCAGCTGCCGCAGAATTTGCGCGAAGTGTTGCTCCTCCGCGGTGTCGACGAGGTCAGCCAGGCCGAAACAGCGGTCATTTTGCGGGTCAGCGAGAAAACAGTCGAAACGCGCCTCTATCGAGCGCGGACCAGGCTCCGGGAATTGCTCGCGGGAACATCTGCGAGCGCCGAGGGTTGA
- a CDS encoding TonB-dependent receptor: MRKLLRTSGSIIAVLAGMSAAAAFAQDNAKEAPGPGASQGEIVVTGTRRNDLKAADSAQPIDIITGAELLEKGTADMNDLLRTEVPSLNVQRLVSNDGAVFTRPFSLRGLPPDQTLVLVNGKRRHRGATVQFTNVPYIRGSQGPDLSAIPSIAIGQLEVLRDGASALYGSDAIAGVLNFGLRRDREGGLLIARYGQFYKGDGEDFLVQGNVGLPFTDAGFVNISGEYVNASTTSRGIQRPDAQALIDAGVQDVPVPAQRWGNPESEAARIFVNAGIELSDEMEFYTFGNYSWSRGTTAFFYRNPDASFISTSIPLTNTPGGQRFSFRQLFPGGFTPDFGATVTDAALAAGLKGEFSSGLTYDLSASYGQNHASYRIENTVNPSLGLASPTSFKPGQLEQRELAFNLDLTYPIAIGTSDPLTLAGGLEYRRETYEITAGDIASWQVGPFASVIDPDTGNRVGLPVGSNGFPGFSPIQAGEFARSNWAAYTSLEGNLTDALQFGLAGRYENYSDFGSKFTWKINGRYDFSDVFAVRGSVNTGFRAPTPGQSNASQVQTNIDSITGAPLTAGIIAPNNPVAQFFGATPLRPENSFNVAGGIVVKPSNRITFTLDYFNIKVEDRIAVSGNFNLTPAQRAQLAALGIPGGDSFQQVSFFTNSFDSRTQGVDAVLTVGFDLGGGKATLGLNGNYTKTDVIKASPVITADRERLLELEGFVPKWKGNASFTYAGERFGFVARANYYGKWTDYGAAPAADQTGGAELLVDLELSYKVSDMLKLAVGGENIFDNYPDVEARQSQINNGIRYLRFAPTGFNGGFWYVRATASF; encoded by the coding sequence ATGAGAAAATTGCTTCGCACGAGTGGCTCGATTATCGCCGTCCTGGCAGGCATGTCGGCCGCCGCCGCCTTCGCGCAGGATAACGCCAAAGAGGCGCCGGGGCCAGGCGCGTCGCAGGGCGAAATCGTCGTGACGGGTACGCGGCGGAACGATCTCAAGGCGGCCGATTCCGCTCAGCCGATCGACATCATCACCGGTGCCGAACTGCTCGAAAAGGGCACGGCCGACATGAATGATCTCCTGCGCACCGAGGTCCCGTCGCTCAATGTCCAGCGCCTCGTCAGCAACGACGGCGCCGTTTTTACCCGGCCTTTCTCGCTGCGCGGCCTGCCGCCGGACCAGACGCTGGTGCTCGTGAATGGCAAGCGGCGCCATCGCGGCGCGACGGTCCAGTTCACCAATGTTCCCTATATCCGGGGATCGCAGGGACCCGATCTTTCGGCGATCCCGTCGATCGCGATCGGCCAGCTCGAGGTTCTGCGTGACGGCGCGTCGGCGCTCTATGGATCGGATGCGATCGCCGGCGTCCTCAATTTCGGTCTGCGCCGCGACCGCGAAGGCGGATTGCTGATCGCCCGCTATGGCCAATTCTATAAGGGCGACGGCGAGGATTTCCTCGTCCAGGGCAATGTCGGGCTTCCCTTCACCGACGCCGGTTTCGTCAACATCAGCGGCGAATATGTGAACGCCAGCACGACGTCGCGCGGCATTCAGCGTCCCGACGCGCAGGCGCTCATCGATGCCGGCGTTCAGGATGTCCCGGTCCCGGCGCAGCGCTGGGGAAATCCCGAATCCGAGGCGGCGCGCATCTTCGTCAATGCCGGCATCGAACTGTCGGACGAGATGGAATTCTACACCTTCGGCAACTATAGCTGGAGCCGCGGCACGACGGCCTTCTTTTACCGCAACCCCGATGCCAGCTTCATTTCCACCTCGATTCCGCTCACCAATACGCCCGGAGGACAGCGGTTCAGCTTCCGCCAGCTCTTTCCCGGCGGTTTCACCCCGGATTTCGGTGCCACGGTGACCGATGCGGCGCTGGCGGCCGGCCTCAAGGGCGAATTCTCCTCGGGCCTGACCTATGACCTCAGCGCTTCCTATGGTCAGAACCATGCTTCCTACCGGATCGAAAATACGGTCAATCCGTCGCTTGGCCTCGCGTCGCCGACCTCCTTCAAGCCGGGGCAGCTCGAGCAGCGCGAACTCGCTTTCAATCTCGATCTCACTTACCCCATCGCGATCGGCACCTCCGATCCGCTGACGCTTGCAGGCGGTCTCGAGTATCGGCGCGAGACATATGAGATCACGGCCGGCGACATCGCATCATGGCAGGTTGGTCCTTTCGCGTCGGTCATCGATCCCGATACCGGAAACCGCGTCGGACTGCCGGTCGGCTCGAACGGCTTCCCGGGCTTCAGTCCCATCCAGGCGGGCGAGTTCGCGCGCAGCAACTGGGCCGCCTATACGTCGCTCGAAGGCAATCTCACCGACGCGCTCCAGTTCGGCCTTGCCGGCCGCTACGAGAATTACTCGGACTTCGGCTCGAAATTCACCTGGAAGATCAACGGGCGATATGATTTCTCGGACGTCTTCGCGGTGCGCGGATCGGTCAACACCGGCTTTCGGGCGCCGACGCCGGGCCAGTCGAACGCCTCGCAGGTCCAGACCAACATCGACTCGATAACCGGGGCGCCGCTGACCGCAGGCATTATCGCGCCCAACAATCCGGTGGCGCAATTCTTCGGCGCGACGCCGCTTCGGCCCGAGAATTCGTTCAACGTCGCCGGCGGCATCGTGGTGAAGCCCTCCAATCGCATCACCTTCACGCTCGACTATTTCAACATCAAGGTCGAAGACCGGATCGCCGTATCGGGCAATTTCAATCTCACCCCGGCGCAGCGCGCGCAGCTCGCGGCGCTTGGCATTCCCGGTGGGGATTCCTTCCAGCAGGTGAGCTTCTTCACCAACTCCTTCGACAGCCGCACCCAGGGCGTCGATGCGGTGCTCACCGTGGGCTTCGACCTCGGCGGCGGCAAGGCCACGCTCGGTCTCAACGGCAACTATACCAAAACCGATGTCATCAAGGCTTCGCCGGTGATCACTGCGGACCGCGAGCGGCTGCTCGAACTCGAGGGCTTCGTTCCGAAGTGGAAGGGCAATGCGTCCTTCACTTATGCGGGCGAGCGCTTCGGCTTCGTCGCGCGCGCGAACTATTATGGCAAATGGACCGACTATGGCGCCGCACCGGCTGCCGACCAGACGGGCGGCGCCGAACTGCTGGTCGATCTCGAGCTGTCCTACAAGGTCAGCGACATGCTCAAGCTTGCGGTCGGCGGCGAGAATATCTTCGACAATTACCCCGACGTCGAGGCGCGGCAATCCCAGATCAACAACGGGATCCGATATCTCCGCTTCGCGCCGACGGGGTTCAACGGGGGCTTCTGGTACGTTCGCGCGACCGCTTCCTTCTGA
- the copD gene encoding copper homeostasis membrane protein CopD, which produces MGDPVLIGIRFALYADLMLIAGLAAFPLFALTRSERLAPQSMMASIWRAERWLCAAGLLLSILGMGVLAASMQGVGLLSLELQPFWDLVRETEVGTAWVYRSAALLLALGVAIWMVRWPTTSAAVLAAAGSVAVASLVWSGHAGATEGAAGTVHRISDILHLIAAAVWIGAIGAFLILISPRRVREWPGGLQIAARSLDQFSRVGTICVLVIAATGLVNSQMIVGAENLGRSLGSPYGQLLLAKLALFGLMLALAAANRWRLTPALAAAVPGTDTDNVDADPDLAIAAMRRSLIIEASAALAILALVAWFGTLEPFVTADPV; this is translated from the coding sequence GTGGGGGACCCCGTTCTGATCGGCATCAGGTTCGCACTTTATGCGGACCTGATGCTCATCGCCGGCCTTGCTGCGTTCCCGCTTTTTGCGCTGACACGGAGCGAACGCCTTGCGCCGCAGTCGATGATGGCCTCGATCTGGCGCGCAGAGCGATGGCTCTGCGCCGCCGGACTGCTTCTCTCCATCTTGGGGATGGGCGTGCTCGCGGCTTCGATGCAGGGTGTGGGGCTCCTCTCCCTGGAACTCCAGCCTTTTTGGGACCTTGTTCGCGAGACCGAGGTCGGCACAGCCTGGGTCTACCGGAGCGCAGCGCTGCTGCTCGCGCTGGGAGTCGCGATCTGGATGGTCCGCTGGCCGACAACTTCGGCCGCCGTACTCGCGGCCGCGGGCTCGGTGGCCGTCGCGAGTCTGGTCTGGTCCGGCCACGCCGGCGCGACCGAAGGCGCCGCAGGCACCGTGCACCGGATCAGCGACATCTTGCACCTGATTGCAGCGGCGGTCTGGATCGGCGCGATCGGCGCCTTCCTGATCCTGATCTCACCACGTCGTGTCCGCGAATGGCCGGGCGGACTCCAAATTGCGGCGCGGAGCCTCGATCAATTCTCGCGCGTCGGTACGATCTGCGTCCTCGTCATCGCCGCCACCGGCCTCGTCAACAGCCAGATGATCGTCGGCGCCGAGAATCTCGGCCGTTCCCTCGGCTCGCCCTATGGACAATTGCTTCTCGCCAAGCTTGCGCTGTTCGGACTGATGCTGGCGCTCGCGGCGGCGAACCGCTGGCGGCTGACCCCGGCGCTCGCGGCCGCCGTCCCGGGGACCGATACCGACAATGTCGACGCCGACCCCGACCTCGCGATTGCAGCCATGCGCAGAAGCCTCATCATCGAAGCGTCGGCCGCGCTCGCCATACTCGCGCTGGTTGCCTGGTTCGGTACGCTCGAACCCTTCGTCACCGCCGATCCGGTTTGA
- a CDS encoding copper resistance system multicopper oxidase: MQMERRRFVSGALGGGAAAAMAAWFPAWAQPVSSGITAPLPTVSGNDITLRIARQTMRIDGKVSRAIGINGTVPAPLVRLKEGQNARLTVVNDLDEDSSIHWHGLILPFQMDGVPGVSFPGIKPRSKFVYEFPVVQSGTYWYHSHSGLQEQLGHYGPIVIDPAGADPIGYDREHVVVLSDHSQLSPEAIFRKLKVNPGHFNMQRQTLAGLLAGKDQPLKERIDWGKMRMDPTDVADVNGSTYTFLVNGHGPRDNWTALFSPGERVRLRIVNASAMTIFNVRIPGLRMTVVQADGLNVVPTEIDEFQIAVAETYDVIVTPVEDRAYTLVAEANDRSGMGRATLAPRAGMVAEVPPLRERPLATMKDMGMGDMSGGAMAGMDHSGGDMGAMPMPASDPSCPPEHAKMGHCTPAGESGAMAGMDHGSGGGMQHSMRDFSVAPQVKRDPSVQTISPMPMDRMGEPGQGLENVGHKVLTYHDLVALERNPDTRAASRSLDIHLTGNMERFMWSFDGIKMSDYHEPIPFIEGERVRINLINDSMMSHPIHLHGHFFELVTGKGDRSPRKHTVLVQPGGTASFDFTADALGDWAFHCHLLYHMHAGMMRVVSVRPKGDGE; encoded by the coding sequence ATGCAGATGGAAAGGCGTCGGTTCGTCAGTGGAGCTTTGGGTGGAGGGGCTGCTGCGGCGATGGCCGCATGGTTCCCGGCCTGGGCCCAGCCGGTGTCGTCCGGCATCACCGCGCCGCTTCCGACCGTATCCGGCAATGACATAACGCTGCGCATCGCGCGCCAGACGATGCGCATCGACGGCAAGGTCAGTCGCGCGATCGGGATCAACGGCACCGTGCCCGCGCCGCTCGTCCGGCTGAAGGAGGGACAAAACGCGCGCCTCACCGTCGTCAACGATCTCGACGAGGACAGCTCGATTCACTGGCACGGCCTGATCCTGCCGTTCCAGATGGACGGCGTGCCCGGCGTCAGCTTCCCCGGGATCAAGCCGCGCTCGAAGTTTGTCTATGAATTCCCGGTCGTTCAATCGGGGACCTATTGGTATCACAGCCATTCGGGGCTTCAGGAACAGCTCGGCCATTATGGCCCGATCGTCATCGATCCCGCGGGCGCCGACCCGATCGGCTACGACCGCGAGCATGTCGTCGTCCTGTCCGACCACAGTCAATTGTCGCCCGAGGCGATCTTCCGCAAGCTCAAGGTCAATCCCGGCCATTTCAACATGCAGCGCCAGACGCTGGCGGGCCTGCTTGCCGGCAAGGATCAACCGCTCAAGGAGCGGATCGATTGGGGCAAGATGCGGATGGACCCGACCGACGTCGCCGACGTCAATGGTTCGACCTACACCTTCCTCGTCAACGGCCATGGTCCGCGCGACAACTGGACCGCGCTCTTCAGCCCCGGCGAGCGGGTACGCCTGCGCATCGTCAATGCGTCGGCGATGACGATCTTCAACGTCCGTATCCCGGGCCTCAGGATGACCGTCGTCCAGGCTGATGGGCTCAATGTCGTGCCGACCGAAATCGACGAGTTCCAGATCGCGGTCGCCGAAACCTATGACGTCATCGTGACCCCGGTCGAGGACCGTGCTTATACGCTCGTTGCCGAGGCCAATGACCGCTCGGGCATGGGACGCGCGACGCTCGCACCGCGCGCCGGCATGGTCGCCGAGGTGCCGCCGCTCCGCGAACGGCCGCTCGCGACCATGAAGGACATGGGCATGGGCGACATGTCGGGCGGCGCGATGGCGGGTATGGACCATTCGGGCGGCGATATGGGCGCCATGCCCATGCCGGCGAGCGACCCTTCTTGTCCTCCCGAACATGCCAAGATGGGCCATTGTACGCCAGCGGGGGAAAGCGGCGCGATGGCGGGCATGGATCATGGATCTGGCGGAGGCATGCAGCACAGCATGCGCGACTTCAGTGTCGCGCCGCAGGTCAAGCGCGATCCCAGCGTTCAGACGATCTCGCCGATGCCGATGGATCGCATGGGCGAGCCGGGGCAGGGACTGGAGAATGTCGGGCACAAGGTGCTGACCTACCATGACCTTGTCGCGCTCGAGCGCAACCCCGATACCCGCGCCGCCTCGCGCTCGCTCGACATCCATCTGACCGGCAATATGGAACGCTTCATGTGGTCGTTCGACGGCATCAAGATGTCCGACTATCACGAGCCCATCCCCTTCATCGAGGGAGAGCGCGTGCGGATCAACCTCATCAACGATTCGATGATGAGCCACCCGATCCATTTGCACGGCCATTTTTTCGAGCTGGTCACGGGGAAGGGCGATCGTTCGCCGCGCAAGCATACGGTGCTGGTCCAGCCGGGCGGCACCGCGAGCTTCGATTTCACCGCTGACGCGCTCGGTGACTGGGCGTTCCACTGCCATCTTCTCTATCATATGCACGCCGGGATGATGCGCGTCGTCAGCGTCCGTCCGAAAGGAGACGGCGAATGA
- a CDS encoding AraC family transcriptional regulator: MLGTGWALIDARIGSSRPHNHVAHQISLAIERDLEISGDADLIVPAGHAIAIASHVRHRLGPPGALVRSFYLDPLFRAGTRLSAGSAPVLLTPIETAGLGDIASGADAKRWASDYLDRSQARPVDARLSEVLAAPDDLSTARALADVACLSPSRLREIVSRDFGVPPAKLLQWLQLQRAVRTLVGGGGLADAAAAGGFADQSHFTRRCAQWLGVTPSAGLSAFAFEIVP; encoded by the coding sequence ATGCTCGGGACCGGCTGGGCGCTCATTGACGCGCGCATCGGGAGCAGCCGTCCCCATAACCATGTGGCGCACCAGATCAGCCTCGCCATCGAACGCGACCTCGAAATTTCCGGTGATGCCGACCTGATAGTTCCCGCCGGACACGCCATTGCGATAGCGTCGCATGTCCGGCACCGCCTCGGGCCGCCGGGCGCCCTCGTGCGGTCATTTTATCTCGACCCGCTTTTTCGTGCCGGCACCCGGCTGTCCGCCGGATCGGCGCCTGTCCTGTTGACGCCGATAGAGACAGCCGGACTAGGTGACATCGCAAGCGGCGCGGACGCGAAGCGCTGGGCGTCCGACTATCTCGACCGCTCGCAGGCGCGTCCGGTGGATGCCCGCCTGTCCGAAGTGCTCGCGGCCCCTGACGATTTGTCGACCGCGCGCGCCTTGGCCGACGTCGCCTGCCTTTCGCCCTCGCGCCTCCGCGAAATCGTCAGCCGCGACTTCGGCGTGCCTCCGGCCAAATTGCTGCAATGGCTCCAGCTTCAACGCGCCGTGCGGACGCTGGTCGGCGGCGGAGGTCTTGCCGACGCCGCGGCGGCGGGAGGCTTCGCCGATCAGTCGCACTTCACGCGCCGCTGCGCTCAATGGCTAGGCGTGACGCCTTCGGCCGGCCTTAGTGCCTTCGCGTTCGAAATCGTGCCCTGA